One segment of Desulfosudis oleivorans Hxd3 DNA contains the following:
- a CDS encoding M23 family metallopeptidase codes for MVRSKSDGKSRAWPIILMLMLAAGAVALLILFFPRLEGKAPVVAFSDFNPAIGTSSSFTVSVSDDKSGLRHVWMALLVDGREVVLADESYTAPVSEKDFNLTIEPGAMDLPDGPALLRISVTDNAARNWLKGNLTYLEQAVTIDTRKPDVSVISRQHYVNQGGAGLVVYRVAEPGTTHGVLVGDNFFPGHQGVFSDKTLCLALFAVDHRQGKDTPLLVSATDAAGNTAKTGFYYLIKPKTFPKDVLTISDTFLNLKMPEFDLPEEPASLLDKFVTINSAERKRNVEKIVSLCRTSDSALHWKGDFIRLPNAAPRAGFADQREYVYNGKTVSHSVHMGIDLASLANAEVPAANAGRVVFADWIGIFGKTVVIDHGCGLFSMYSHLSTMDVTPGKMVERGTPIGRTGMTGMAAGDHLHFGMMVHGTFVNPLEWWDAAWITNNITSKIEAVADLPRL; via the coding sequence ATGGTGCGCAGCAAAAGCGACGGAAAATCAAGAGCATGGCCGATAATTCTGATGCTGATGCTGGCTGCCGGCGCCGTAGCCCTTCTGATCCTGTTTTTTCCCCGGCTGGAGGGGAAAGCCCCGGTTGTGGCATTTTCCGATTTTAATCCCGCCATTGGAACTTCTTCCTCCTTTACCGTCTCTGTCTCTGATGACAAAAGTGGCCTGCGCCATGTGTGGATGGCATTGCTGGTCGACGGCAGGGAGGTGGTGCTGGCCGACGAGTCGTATACCGCGCCCGTTTCGGAAAAAGACTTTAACCTGACCATCGAGCCGGGCGCCATGGACCTGCCCGACGGGCCGGCCCTGCTGCGGATTTCGGTAACGGACAACGCTGCACGGAACTGGTTAAAGGGGAATCTCACCTACCTGGAGCAGGCCGTGACCATTGACACCCGAAAGCCGGACGTGTCGGTGATCAGCCGGCAGCACTATGTGAACCAGGGCGGCGCCGGCCTTGTGGTTTACCGGGTGGCGGAACCGGGCACCACCCACGGGGTGCTGGTGGGGGACAACTTTTTCCCCGGCCACCAGGGAGTGTTTAGCGACAAAACACTCTGTCTGGCCCTTTTTGCCGTGGATCATCGCCAGGGCAAAGACACGCCGCTTCTGGTTTCTGCCACCGACGCGGCGGGCAACACGGCAAAAACCGGGTTTTACTACCTGATCAAGCCCAAAACGTTTCCCAAAGATGTGCTGACCATATCCGACACCTTTTTAAACCTGAAGATGCCCGAGTTTGATCTGCCTGAAGAGCCGGCGTCCCTGCTGGACAAGTTTGTGACCATCAACTCCGCGGAACGCAAAAGAAACGTGGAAAAGATCGTGTCCCTGTGCCGGACATCGGACAGCGCCCTTCACTGGAAGGGAGATTTTATCCGGCTGCCCAACGCGGCCCCCAGGGCCGGGTTTGCCGATCAGCGGGAGTATGTCTACAACGGCAAAACGGTCAGCCATTCCGTCCACATGGGCATCGACCTGGCCTCACTGGCCAATGCCGAAGTGCCGGCGGCCAATGCCGGCCGTGTGGTGTTTGCCGACTGGATCGGCATTTTCGGAAAAACCGTGGTGATCGATCACGGGTGCGGGCTGTTTTCCATGTATTCCCATCTTTCCACCATGGATGTGACACCCGGGAAGATGGTGGAACGGGGCACGCCCATCGGCCGGACCGGCATGACCGGCATGGCGGCCGGTGATCATCTCCATTTCGGCATGATGGTTCACGGCACGTTCGTCAATCCGCTGGAGTGGTGGGACGCGGCGTGGATCACCAACAACATTACCTCGAAAATAGAAGCTGTGGCGGACCTGCCGCGGCTGTAA